The genomic interval CCCTATGTACAAGGTCCCTCTTTTTTGGCTGGCTAAAATGTAAATGTAAAAGTTTTCTTTCATCTGCAGATTTTATTTAGAGAAAATGGATTCCCGCCTTCGCGGGAATGACGTGTCATGGTTTAGCTTATTACCCGTAAAAAGTTCCCCCATTTTTCCCAAAACAATCAACTACCACTTCGTAATAACAGTTTTTGCTTTTCTCTTAAAGACTTATCTTCGGTTATACCCTATTTCTGGGGGAACTCCTGATTTTAGAAACGTCCTAATCTTGCCAAAATAGAAATGTCCTTTTTTATGTTATTGTCTCAATGCAGGTGTCATTCCCGCTTCTTTTTCTGTCATTCCGACCCCGGCCTCCTCGCCTTGCTGAGCGGGCGAAGCGGGAATCATTCCTGCTACCGTTTTCCGTCATTCCAGCTTGTCTGGAATCCTTTTTGGAAGAAAGATTGCGGCGATCCTCGACAAGCGAGGACAGGCTCTGCCGCAATGACAGGAAAGGGACAAGCCCGCATGACAGACAGGGATGGTTTAAAAGGCTTTAACCCTGCATCCCTGGTGATATAAAACAAGTGTCAACAAACTACCTGACGGCCTCGATTCTTACAGCAATAGTTGGAGACTCTCCATTTATAGATAAATGGGTCAGTATATTTACCCTTGCATGTGGGAAGTGCACAGGGACAAATACTATACCCCCAGGGACCTCCTCAGAGATTCTGGCCTTGAGATATACCGAGCCCCTCCTTGATGTGACTTTTACAAAACTGTCGTCATGAACCCTGTATTTTTCCGCATCTACCCTGTTTATCTGAAGAAAGGCATCTGCTAAGACGTGGCTGAGGCTCTTTGACATAACTGAGAGTGCGCCTGAGTGCTGCATTATATTGCCAGTTACCATTGAGACAGGGAACTCTGTATCAGGGTTTTCTTCTAACAAATAAGGGACAGGGTTAAATGCCAGCTTTTCATGGACATCTTCAGGTTTTATCTGGTTTATCTCAGCCCTCAGGGCCTCAATATCTTTGGCACCGATGTCAGCACCCATAACTCTGGAGAGGTTTCTCAATATCTGCCAATCGGGGATTGAATCCCCTGTGGTTCCAACAATCTTATGGACTCGTTGCAGCAGGCCCTCTGTGTTTATGAAGGAGCCGTCTTTTTCTGCCCAGCTTGAGGCAGGCAGTACAACATGGGCGAGCTTTGCCGTATCTGTTAGATAAATATCCTGAACAATGAGGAGTTCAAGACCCTTAAGCACTTTCTCTATAGATGTAACATCAGGAAATGTAACCACAGGGTCTTCACCCATGATATAAAGGGCTCTGATTGCCCCAGGCTTATAGAGCATCTCTGATATGTATTTCCCTGAGATGCTTTCTACCTGCCTGTATCCTGGAGACATGCCAGGATTTACGCCTATCTGCCATAACCCGTATGTATTGCAATATTCTGCCGGCATCTGAAGGGCAGAAGGGCCGTCACCTGTCAGTATTACAAGGTTAGCTGCAGCAAGTGCAGTGTTCAGTCCTTTTGTATTCTCAGATGCGCCGATGGTAAGAGCAATAAGCCTGCTTTTAGCTAAGGCAAATTCCTTTGCTACCTTCATGAAATCATCTTTCTTTACCCCTGTAATCTCTGCTACATTCATCGATGTATAATCCTTTAACATTTCCAATAGGGAAGAAAAACCCGGGACTGAAGGCGCCTTCTCCCTGTCATAAATGCCTTCATCTATTATGACTTTCATTATGCCATTAAGAAGCGCTACCCCTGTACCGGGTTTAATTCTTAACCACTGAGAACTGTGGCGTGAGAGTTTTGTTTCTCTTGCATCTGCCACTATGAGGTTTGAGCCCTCTCTCCTGGCTCTGAGGAAATTTAGCCCCCAGACAGGGTGAGTTGATGTGATGTCAGACTCAATTATCAGGATGGCCTCTTTGCCGATTGGT from Nitrospirota bacterium carries:
- the nuoG gene encoding NADH-quinone oxidoreductase subunit NuoG, with product MIELTINNRKVMVEPGTTILEAALQNGIEIPYLCYDRRLKPYGACRLCIVEIEGQKKLFASCSTPAEGGMVVKTDTPKLQKARRTVLELILIHHPLDCPICDKAGECKLQDMAFKYGPSESRFKGERKHELADTGSPLVERDPNRCILCGKCVRICGELQGVGAINLIGRGFKTKVSPAFEETLDCEFCGQCIDACPVGALGRKPFKYRARAWFLEEHDNICPYCGVGCTVTLDIREGKILRARGVEGKGVNQGNLCGKGRFGFDYLYAENRIKTPLIRKDNELKEASWEEALYYIGTRLQALVKSHGPGSVGAIGSPRCTIEDNFMLQKFMRKVIGSNNIDSSARFGYAKIQQAAKIAFGLNALPVRLDSPIGKEAILIIESDITSTHPVWGLNFLRARREGSNLIVADARETKLSRHSSQWLRIKPGTGVALLNGIMKVIIDEGIYDREKAPSVPGFSSLLEMLKDYTSMNVAEITGVKKDDFMKVAKEFALAKSRLIALTIGASENTKGLNTALAAANLVILTGDGPSALQMPAEYCNTYGLWQIGVNPGMSPGYRQVESISGKYISEMLYKPGAIRALYIMGEDPVVTFPDVTSIEKVLKGLELLIVQDIYLTDTAKLAHVVLPASSWAEKDGSFINTEGLLQRVHKIVGTTGDSIPDWQILRNLSRVMGADIGAKDIEALRAEINQIKPEDVHEKLAFNPVPYLLEENPDTEFPVSMVTGNIMQHSGALSVMSKSLSHVLADAFLQINRVDAEKYRVHDDSFVKVTSRRGSVYLKARISEEVPGGIVFVPVHFPHARVNILTHLSINGESPTIAVRIEAVR